A genomic window from Bubalus bubalis isolate 160015118507 breed Murrah chromosome 13, NDDB_SH_1, whole genome shotgun sequence includes:
- the CLN5 gene encoding ceroid-lipofuscinosis neuronal protein 5 isoform X1, translating to MAQAGSAGPGACGRRGAGAGAGPERAPWRWAPALLWLAAAATAVVAGDPSRRQWPVPYKRFSFRPEPDPYCQAKYTFCPTGSPIPVMKDDDVIEVFRLQAPVWEFKYGDLLGHLKIMHDAIGFRSTLTEKNYTMEWYELFQLGNCTFPHLRPEMNAPFWCNQGAACFFEGIDDSHWKENGTLVLVATISGGMFNKMAKWVKQDNETGIYYETWTVQASPEKGAEKWFESYDCSKFVLRTYEKLAELGADFKKIETNYTRIFLYSGEPTYLGNETSVFGPTGNKTLALAIKKFYYPFKPHLSTKEFLLSLLQIFDAVVIHREFYLFYNFEYWFLPMKYPFIKITYEEIPLPNRKNRTLSGL from the exons ATGGCGCAGGCGGGGAGTGCTGGTCCGGGGGCCTGCGGTCGGCGGGGCGCGGGCGCAGGTGCGGGCCCGGAGCGCGCGCCTTGGCGCTGGGCCCCCGCGCTGCTCTGgctggcggcggcggcgacggcggTTGTGGCGGGCGACCCCTCCCGGCGCCAGTGGCCGGTGCCCTACAA acGCTTCTCCTTCCGTCCGGAACCAGATCCTTATTGTCAAGCTAAATATACTTTCTGTCCCACTGGCTCCCCCATCCCGGTGATGAAGGATGACGATGTCATTGAAGTCTTTCGATTACAAGCCCCAGTGTGGGAATTTAAATACGGAGACCTCCTAGGACACTTG AAAATCATGCATGATGCCATTGGATTCAGGAGTACTTTAACGGAGAAGAACTACACGATGGAATGGTATGAACTCTTCCAACTTGGAAACTGCACATTTCCCCATCTCCGACCTGAAATGAATGCCCCTTTCTGGTGTAATCAAGGAGCTGCCTGCTTTTTTGAAGGGATTGATGATAGTCACTGGAAGGAAAATGGGACGTTAGTTCTAGTAGCAACCATATCAG gAGGCATGTTTAACAAAATGGCAAAGTGGGTAAAACAGGACAATGAAACAGGGATTTATTATGAGACATGGACTGTCCAAGCCAGCCCAGAAAAGGGGGCAGAGAAATGGTTTGAATCCTACGACTGTTCCAAATTTGTGTTAAGGACCTATGAGAAATTGGCTGAACTTGGAGCAGACTTCAAGAAGATAGAAACCAACTATACAAGGATATTTCTTTACAGTGGAGAACCTACTTATCTGGGAAATGAAACATCTGTTTTTGGGCCAACAGGAAACAAGACTCTTGCTTTAgccataaaaaaattttattacccTTTCAAGCCACATTTGTCAACTAAAGAATTTCTGTTGAGTCTCTTGCAAATTTTTGATGCAGTGGTTATACACAGAGAGttctatttgttttataattttgaatattGGTTTTTACCTATGAAATACccttttattaaaataacataTGAAGAAATCCCTTTACCTAACAGAAAAAACAGAACACTCTCTGGTTTATAA